Proteins from one Triticum aestivum cultivar Chinese Spring chromosome 7A, IWGSC CS RefSeq v2.1, whole genome shotgun sequence genomic window:
- the LOC123151028 gene encoding protein LOL4, whose protein sequence is MPRCTSSVNYQTETATMSELICNGCFSLVLYNRGAANVRCSGCNRVNSTRSASQIAHLTCGRCRTTLMYPPGASTVGCANCQHVNPVRTQGSSAPPDAHARPQTVLVENPRTMNDKGKLVSNVAVGVTSWKR, encoded by the exons ATGCCTAGGTGCACCTCGTCGGTCAACTACCAAACGGAGACAGCGACCATGTCGGAGCTCATCTGCAACGGCTGCTTCAGCCTGGTGCTGTACAACCGCGGCGCCGCCAACGTACGCTGCTCCGGGTGCAACAGGGTCAACTCCACCAGATCAG CGAGCCAAATCGCCCACCTGACATGCGGCCGGTGCCGGACAACGCTCATGTATCCGCCGGGGGCCTCCACCGTGGGGTGCGCCAACTGCCAGCACGTCAACCCTGTCAGAACCCAGGGCTCCTCAGCTCCTCCG GATGCCCATGCCCGGCCTCAGACAGTTCTCGTGGAGAATCCCAGGACAATGAACGACAAGGGCAAACTG GTCAGCAATGTGGCGGTCGGTGTCACCTCATGGAAAAGATGA